One segment of Alnus glutinosa chromosome 2, dhAlnGlut1.1, whole genome shotgun sequence DNA contains the following:
- the LOC133861909 gene encoding monocopper oxidase-like protein SKS1, translating to MALFSLFSLVLIALLPSLCFAADPYAFYDLRVSYITASPLGVPQQVIAINEKFPGPVINSTTNYNVVVNVWNDLDEDLLITWPGIQMRRNSWQDGLLGTNCPIHPKRNWTYQFQVKDQIGSFFYFPSLNFQRASGGFGPFIINNRDIIAIPFAEPDGDIIIMIGDWYTRNHVVLRSALDAGNDLGMPDGVLINGKGPYRYNTTLVPDGIQYESIQVDPGKTYRVRVHNVGISTCLNFRIQNHFLNLAETEGFYTVQQNFTDLDIHVGQSYSFLVTMDQNASSDYYIVASARFVNESLWQRVTGVAVLHYSNSKGPATGPLPDPPNDFYDKSRPINQALSIRQNVSASGARPNPQGSFHYGSINVTETYVIKTVPPVLINGTLRATLNGISFVKPATPIRLADQYKVKGEYKLDFPDKPLNRTPRLDRSVINATYKGFIEVIFQNNDTVVQSFHMEGYSFFMVAMDFGEWTEESRNRYNKWDAIARSTTQVFPGAWTAVLASLDNAGAWNIRTENLDRWYLGQETYMRIVNPEENGETEMVAPGNVLYCGALQNLSKEANNSAASVLRGNSKLYFTLLVEVFALIYTFS from the exons ATGGCTctgttttctctgttttctttggTCCTCATTGCTCTGCTTCCAAGCCTCTGTTTTGCTGCTGACCCCTATGCCTTTTATGACCTTCGTGTCTCTTATATCACTGCCTCCCCTCTCGGCGTTCCTCAACAG GTTATAGCAATTAATGAGAAGTTTCCGGGCCCTGTAATCAATTCTACTACTAATTACAATGTTGTTGTCAATGTATGGAATGATTTGGATGAAGATCTCCTAATAACCTG GCCTGGAATTCAAATGCGGCGTAATTCATGGCAGGATGGTCTTCTTGGCACAAATTGTCCAATTCACCCGAAAAGGAATTGGACTTATCAGTTTCAAGTCAAGGATCAAATTGGAAGCTTTTTCTACTTCCCCTCTCTCAATTTCCAGAGAGCATCCGGTGGCTTTGGTCCTTTCATTATTAATAATCGGGATATAATCGCCATTCCTTTTGCAGAGCCAGATGGGGATATCATCATTATGATTGGTGACTGGTATACCCGGAATCATGTG gtACTGCGGTCGGCCCTTGATGCTGGAAACGACCTTGGAATGCCTGATGGAGTTCTCATCAATGGGAAGGGACCTTACCGATATAACACCACGCTTGTACCTGATGGCATCCAGTATGAATCCATTCAAGTCGATCCAG GAAAAACATATCGAGTTCGTGTGCACAATGTCGGAATTTCAACTTGTTTGAACTTTAGAATTCAAAACCATTTTCTGAATCTAGCAGAAACAGAAGGATTTTATACAGTACAACAAAATTTTACAGACTTAGATATTCATGTTGGGCAATCTTACTCATTTTTGGTCACAATGGATCAGAATGCAAGTTCTGATTACTACATTGTCGCAAGTGCTAGGTTTGTGAATGAATCACTTTGGCAGAGAGTGACTGGAGTTGCCGTTTTACACTATTCCAACTCTAAAGGACCAGCAACTGGTCCTCTGCCTGACCCACCAAATGACTTTTATGACAAATCAAGGCCAATAAACCAGGCATTAAGCATCAG GCAAAATGTATCTGCAAGTGGAGCTCGCCCTAATCCACAAGGGTCTTTTCACTACGGTTCGATTAATGTGACGGAAACATACGTGATAAAGACTGTGCCGCCAGTATTGATCAATGGGACACTTCGAGCTACACTCAATGGGATCTCATTTGTCAAACCTGCTACACCAATCAGGCTTGCTGACCAGTATAAAGTGAAGGGAGAATATAAGCTTGATTTCCCTGATAAGCCACTTAACCGAACCCCCCGGCTGGACAGATCAGTTATTAATGCTACATATAAGGGATTCATAGAAGTCATATTTCAAAACAATGACACCGTGGTGCAGAGTTTTCATATGGAgggctattcattttttatggtTGC GATGGACTTTGGTGAGTGGACAGAAGAAAGCAgaaatagatataataagtgGGATGCAATTGCTCGCAGCACTACGCAG GTTTTCCCTGGGGCATGGACAGCGGTCCTCGCCTCTCTTGACAATGCTGGAGCATGGAACATTAGAACAGAAAATCTTGATAGATGGTATCTAGGCCAAGAAACCTATATGAGAATAGTCAATCCTGAGGAAAATGGTGAAACTGAGATGGTTGCACCTGGGAATGTCTTATATTGTGGTGCACTCCAGAACTTATCGAA GGAGGCGAACAACTCTGCAGCATCAGTCTTAAGGGGAAACTCAAAGCTGTATTTCACTCTGCTGGTGGAAGTCTTTGCTCTGATTTACACTTTTAGCTGA
- the LOC133861910 gene encoding acid beta-fructofuranosidase 1, vacuolar-like — protein MDTNLPSHRTTSTSDLGDAHYTVLPDGNSSPVISPRRPLRGFIVILASVVFLVSLVALIISQSQQPLDAAERGRQPSTSKTKSFSDISSPVPRGVAQGVSAKSNPSFSGHEVSYNWTNAMFSWQRTAYHFQPEKNWMNDPDGPLYHKGWYHLFYQYNPDSAVWGNITWGHAVSVDLIHWLYLPIAMVPDRWYDLNGVWTGSATLLPDGQIVMLYTGDTDNSVQVQNLAYPANLSDPLLLDWVKYSGNPVLVPPPGIADDKFRDPTTGWLGPDGKWRVTIGSKVNTTGISLVYTTTNFTTYELLDHVLHAVPGTGMWECVDFYPVSINGSRGLDTSANGPGLKYVLKASLDDTKLDYYALGTYFSENDTWVPDNPAEDVGIGLRYDYGRYYASKTFYDPEKERRILWGWINETDTETDDLEKGWASLQTIPRTVLFDNKTGTNLIQWPVEEVESLRLNSTDFDGVLVEPGSVVELNIGTATQLDIYADFEIESFGSEETNETDGGCSGGAVQRSSLGPFGLLVIADQTLSELTPVYFRLANSSGGGLKTYFCADERRSTKATDVFNQVYGSEVPVLDDEKHSMRVLVDHSIVESFAQGGRTVITSRVYPTEAIYGSARLFLFNNATGVNVKATLKIWELNSAFIHPFPLDQLQS, from the exons ATGGACACCAACCTGCCTTCCCATAGAACCACCAGTACCTCTGATCTTGGGGATGCCCATTACACTGTCCTGCCTGACGGCAACTCCTCTCCAGTAATCAGTCCCCGGCGACCCTTAAGGGGATTCATTGTGATCCTTGCGTCGGTCGTTTTTCTCGTGTCATTGGTCGCATTGATCATTAGCCAAAGCCAACAACCCTTAGACGCAGCAGAAAGAGGCCGGCAACCTTCGACGTCAAAAACCAAGTCGTTTTCCGACATTTCGAGTCCGGTGCCAAGAGGGGTGGCGCAAGGGGTGTCAGCTAAATCCAACCCGTCCTTTTCCGGTCATGAAGTTTCGTACAACTGGACAAATGCTATGTTTTCCTGGCAACGAACTGCCTACCATTTTCAACCTGAAAAAAATTGGATGAATG ATCCTGATG GTCCATTGTATCACAAGGGATGGTACCATCTCTTCTACCAATACAACCCGGATTCGGCCGTGTGGGGTAACATCACGTGGGGTCATGCCGTATCAGTGGACCTGATCCACTGGCTTTATCTCCcaattgcgatggtccctgatAGGTGGTATGATTTGAACGGCGTGTGGACCGGGTCCGCGACCCTGCTTCCAGATGGCCAGATCGTAATGCTCTATACAGGGGACACAGATAATTCCGTGCAGGTTCAAAATCTTGCCTACCCTGCCAACCTATCTGATCCCCTCCTCTTGGATTGGGTCAAGTACTCGGGTAACCCGGTCTTGGTCCCCCCACCTGGAATTGCCGATGATAAATTCCGCGACCCAACTACCGGATGGCTTGGACCCGATGGAAAGTGGCGGGTCACAATTGGGTCCAAAGTAAATACAACAGGTATTTCACTAGTATACACAACCACAAACTTTACCACATATGAGCTACTGGATCACGTCTTGCATGCGGTTCCTGGAACGGGTATGTGGGAATGCGTGGACTTTTATCCGGTTTCAATTAATGGGTCCAGGGGTTTGGATACGTCTGCGAATGGCCCGGGACTTAAGTATGTATTAAAGGCGAGTTTGGATGATACAAAGCTAGATTATTATGCACTTGGAACCTATTTTTCAGAGAATGATACATGGGTACCCGATAACCCGGCTGAGGATGTGGGTATCGGGTTGCGGTATGACTATGGAAGGTACTATGCATCAAAGACATTTTATGACCCGGAGAAGGAGAGGCGGATCCTGTGGGGTTGGATTAATGAAACTGATACCGAAACTGATGATTTGGAAAAGGGTTGGGCGTCTCTCCAG ACCATTCCGAGGACTGTATTGTTTGACAACAAGACCGGTACCAATCTAATTCAATGGCCGGTGGAAGAGGTAGAGAGCTTGAGACTGAACAGCACGGACTTTGACGGTGTGTTGGTCGAACCCGGATCAGTTGTGGAGCTAAACATTGGAACAGCGACACAG TTAGACATATACGCCGATTTTGAAATAGAATCGTTTGGATCGGAGGAGACTAATGAAACTGATGGAGGCTGTAGTGGCGGTGCCGTCCAGAGAAGCAGTTTGGGACCATTCGGGCTCTTGGTTATTGCTGACCAAACGCTCTCTGAACTAACCCCTGTTTATTTCCGCCTTGCCAATTCAAGTGGTGGTGGTCTCAAGACTTACTTTTGTGCAGATGAAAGAAG GTCAACAAAGGCTACTGATGTATTTAACCAAGTTTATGGAAGCGAAGTTCCTGTGCTTGATGATGAAAAACATTCTATGAGAGTATTG GTTGACCATTCAATTGTGGAGAGCTTTGCTCAAGGAGGGAGGACGGTGATCACATCACGGGTTTATCCGACAGAAGCCATTTACGGATCAGCACGGTTGTTTCTGTTCAACAACGCAACTGGGGTGAACGTGAAGGCCACGCTCAAGATATGGGAGCTCAATTCTGCTTTTATTCACCCTTTCCCTTTGGACCAGCTGCAGTCATGA